A stretch of the Panicum virgatum strain AP13 chromosome 9N, P.virgatum_v5, whole genome shotgun sequence genome encodes the following:
- the LOC120689265 gene encoding probable E3 ubiquitin-protein ligase RHB1A: protein MGGCCCCSSRRSEAVRAPIVYRQQNLEEHEPLSSAFDGSSPASAIVAVDTNLDTSTPDTYRAPPAPLPYDVVLAVPDNPDAGLDKSDIKNKTDDQQESINEQESLKVNESCKKGVPEDKPDEEDVCPICLEEYDEENPRSVTKCEHHFHLCCILEWMERSDTCPVCDQITLVDEMFE, encoded by the exons AtgggtggctgctgctgctgttcatCGAGAAGATCTGAAGCAGTTAGAGCACCAATTGTATAT CGTCAGCAAAATCTTGAGGAGCATGAGCCGCTGTCCTCAGCTTTTGATGGTTCATCTCCAGCCTCTGCAATTGTTGCAGTAGACACAAATCTTGATACATCCACACCAGACACTTACCGAGCACCACCTGCACCTTTGCCTTATGATGTTGTTTTGGCAGTTCCAGATAACCCTG ATGCAGGTTTGGATAAGTCAGACATTAAAAACAAAACTGATGACCAACAGGAGTCCATAAATGAACAGGAGTCCTTAAAGGTGAATGAGTCATGCAAGAAAGGTGTCCCGGAAGATAAGCCTGATGAGGAGGATGTTTGTCCTATCTGCCTTGAAG AATATGATGAAGAAAATCCCCGCTCTGTAACTAAATGTGAGCATCATTTCCATCTTTGCTGCATCCTTGAATGGATGGAACGAAGTGATACGTGCCCAGTTTGTGATCAG ATAACCTTGGTGGATGAGATGTTTGAATAA
- the LOC120692026 gene encoding queuine tRNA-ribosyltransferase accessory subunit 2-like: MRFAVTKVCGGGAKARAGVLQIGGCGTGIETPTLLLSTRKGLPSFVSCDLLASLPLPDSLLLHVCPTHFIEGPPLKTISNIGGLHRMLGLPDHILVAAAGDSIESLPSSEATNKFGASFDTPSGRRLVKPSDYMELVSCMKPNLWASLADEVPAWVTEKRNKISVDRTLRWLDACIALDTASGANSFGVVVGGSSIEQRRLCATEVSKRNVSGFWIGGFGLGENIEERCSLLNAVTDCLPPEKPRLVSRLGLPEEVLEGVAAGIDLFDSTYIYQLTMGGFALIFPIDMVGRETQNGPFDNDGGDSTKINLRATTYQKDTSRLVDSCSCFTCQNHTRAYLNHLLNVHEMLAQILLEIHNTHHYLRFFRSIREAIKVGEFDLFRQQFVKKRRAHIAAAVL, encoded by the exons ATGAGGTTTGCGGTGACGAAGGTGTGCGGTGGTGGGGCAAAAGCGCGGGCGGGTGTGCTGCAAATTGGCGGCTGCGGCACTGGCATCGAGACGCCGACGCTGCTGCTGTCCACGCGCAAAGGGCTGCCGTCGTTCGTGTCGTGCGACCTCCTAGCCTCACTGCCCCTCCCGGACTCCCTTCTCCTCCATGTCTGCCCAACCCACTT taTAGAGGGCCCTCCATTGAAAACAATATCAAACATTGGCGGTTTGCACCGTATGCTGGGTTTGCCTGATCACATTCTTGTAGCTGCGGCAGGTGATTCTATAGAGAGTCTGCCATCAAGTGAAGCCACCAACAAATTTGGTGCCTCCTTTGATACACCTTCTGGCCGTAGACTG GTCAAACCATCAGATTATATGGAGTTGGtttcctgcatgaagcctaatcTATGGGCCAGTTTGGCGGATGAGGTGCCTGCTTGGGTAACTGAGAAACGGAACAAAATCTCTGTTGACAGGACATTGCGGTGGCTTGATGCATGCATTGCTTTGGATACA GCTTCTGGAGCAAATAGTTTTGGTGTTGTTGTAGGAGGATCAAGCATAGAACAACGAAGGCTATGTGCCACAGAAGTGTCAAAACGGAATGTTTcag gcTTTTGGATTGGCGGATTTGGCCTTGGAGAGAATATCGAAGAACGCTGCAGTTTACTCAATGCAGTAACA GATTGCTTGCCACCAGAAAAACCTCGGCTTGTGTCTAGGCTTGGTCTCCCAG AGGAGGTCTTGGAGGGTGTAGCTGCTGGTATCGACCTCTTCGACTCCAC GTACATATACCAACTAACTATGGGTGGTTTCGCACTGATCTTCCCTATTGACATGGTTGGAAGAGAGACACAGAATGGTCCATTTGACAATGATGGTGGAGATTCAACAAAGATTAACCTGCGGGCAACAACATATCA GAAAGACACGTCACGGCTAGTTGATAGCTGTAGCTGCTTCACGTGCCAGAATCACACTCGTGCTTACCTCAATCATTTGCTCAATGTCCATGAGATGCTGGCTCAGATTCTACTGGAGAT ACACAATACCCATCATTATCTTCGTTTTTTCCGTTCCATACGGGAGGCAATCAAGGTTGGAGAGTTCGATCTCTTTCGGCAGCAGTTTGTTAAGAAGAGGCGTGCCCATATCGCTGCTGCTGTGCTGTAG